One stretch of Juglans microcarpa x Juglans regia isolate MS1-56 chromosome 3D, Jm3101_v1.0, whole genome shotgun sequence DNA includes these proteins:
- the LOC121256126 gene encoding flavonoid 3',5'-methyltransferase-like — protein sequence MGITKEKTVLKSQALQKYIFETSAYPRESEHLKELREATVKKYQARSVMNVPVDEGLFLSMLLKIMNAKKTIEVGVFTGYSLLSTALALPADGKILAVDVSREAYEVGLPFIRKAGVEQKINFIESNASSLLNDLIANGKEEGTFDFAFVDADKEGYIKYHELLLKLVKIGGIIAYDNTLWFGSVVLSEDDEMEESFRKERKYIMELNNFLATDSRIESSLVSIGDGLTLCRRLY from the exons ATGGGAATAACAAAAGAGAAGACCGTCCTCAAAAGCCAAGCCCTTCAAAAG TACATTTTCGAAACAAGTGCTTACCCTAGAGAGTCCGAGCATTTGAAGGAACTCAGAGAGGCCACAGTCAAGAAATATCAAGCTCG GAGTGTGATGAATGTGCCAGTGGATGAAGGTCTATTCCTCTCGATGCTTTTGAAGATAATGAACGCGAAGAAAACAATAGAGGTCGGAGTCTTCACCGGTTATTCTCTTCTTAGTACTGCTCTAGCACTGCCGGCTGATGGCAAG ATACTAGCTGTTGATGTGAGCAGGGAAGCGTATGAGGTTGGATTGCCATTTATTCGGAAGGCTGGAGTGGAGCAAAAGATTAACTTCATTGAATCAAATGCCTCCTCACTTCTAAATGATCTAATCGCCAAT GGCAAAGAAGAGGGGAcctttgattttgcatttgtgGATGCTGACAAGGAAGGCTACATCAAGTATCACGAGCTGCTTCTAAAACTGGTTAAGATTGGTGGAATAATTGCTTACGATAATACCTTATGGTTTGGGTCAGTAGTACTCTCTGAGGATGATGAGATGGAAGAATCTTtcaggaaagaaagaaaatatatcatgGAGCTGAACAACTTTCTAGCAACAGACTCTCGTATCGAATCATCTCTTGTTTCAATTGGGGATGGCCTTACCCTTTGCAGGCGTCTCTATTAG
- the LOC121256125 gene encoding flavonoid 3',5'-methyltransferase-like, producing MATARENQRSILQSQALLKYILESSAYPRESEHLKQLREATLAKYPYWSVMSVPVDEGLLLSMFLKTMNAKKTIEIGVFTGYSLLGTALALPADGKIIAVDPDKEAYEVGLPFIQKAGVEHKISFIQSDAFLVLNDLIATGKEEGTFDFAFVDADKEDYIKYHELLLKLVKIGGIIAYNNSTLWFGSVALSENDEMEEFMRKGRKYLIELNNFLANDPRVESSLVSIGDGLTLCRRLF from the exons ATGGCAACTGCAAGAGAGAATCAGAGAAGCATCCTCCAAAGTCAAGCTCTTTTGAAG TACATTCTCGAATCAAGTGCCTACCCCAGGGAGTCCGAGCATTTGAAGCAACTCAGAGAGGCCACACTCGCGAAATATCCATATTG GAGTGTGATGAGTGTGCCAGTCGATGAAGGTCTCCTCCTCTCAATGTTTCTGAAGACAATGAACGCGAAGAAGACAATAGAGATTGGAGTCTTTACTGGTTATTCTCTTCTTGGTACTGCTCTAGCTCTACCTGCTGATGGCAAG ATAATAGCTGTTGATCCAGACAAGGAAGCATATGAGGTTGGACTGCCATTTATTCAGAAGGCTGGAGTGGAGCACAAGATTAGCTTCATCCAATCAGATGCATTCTTAGTTCTAAATGATCTGATTGCCACC GGCAAAGAAGAAGGGACATTTGATTTTGCGTTTGTGGATGCTGACAAGGAAGACTACATCAAATATCACGAGCTGCTTTTGAAACTGGTTAAGATTGGTGGAATAATTGCGTACAACAATAGTACCTTATGGTTTGGGTCGGTGGCACTCTCTGAgaatgatgagatggaggaatTTATGAGGAAAGGCAGAAAATATTTGATTGAGTTGAACAACTTTCTAGCAAATGACCCTCGTGTGGAATCATCTCTCGTTTCCATCGGTGACGGCCTTACCCTCTGCAGGCGTCTATTTTAA